A genomic segment from Excalfactoria chinensis isolate bCotChi1 chromosome 15, bCotChi1.hap2, whole genome shotgun sequence encodes:
- the EPB41L1 gene encoding band 4.1-like protein 1 isoform X3, which translates to MTTETGPDSEVKNVQEEAPQQQVEAATHGRVATAAGTASRDAEANEKPGAQPDSQNTEPGTDMEEKDYSETDGLSDKTTPSKTQKSPQKINKKVKSALCRVTLLDASEYECEVEKHARGQVLFDMVCEHLNLLEKDYFGLTFCDSDSQKNWLDPSKEIKKQIRSGPWNFAFTVKFYPPDPAQLTEDITRYYLCLQLRADIITGRLPCSFVTHALLGSYAVQAELGDYDAEEHVGNYVSELRFAPNQTRELEERIMELHKTYRGMTPGEAEIHFLENAKKLSMYGVDLHHAKDSEGIDIMLGVCANGLLIYRDRLRINRFAWPKILKISYKRSNFYIKIRPGEYEQFESTIGFKLPNHRSAKRLWKVCIEHHTFFRLVSPEPPPKGFLVMGSKFRYSGRTQAQTRQASALIDRPAPFFERSSSKRYTMSRSLDGEFSRPASVSENHDTGAEGEKQEEDGEFGSGRRSETEDEEVTTPTKIKELKPEHETTPRHKQEFLDKPEDVLLKHQASINELKRTLKEPNSKLVHRDRDRRLPSSPASSSPKHEEETPKGTPEKDSEGSEHWVFIERETTRLEEVALKQALRVKKEEGRAGTSEVKMSVSMSKVEMAVGKTKEVAGQEQPADAHLDTWKRAKMIASPEDFESVWEDETYEKETGEEPTTEAKCLTHERAEEESKERVEGVTRSELGLSRPHQNPEERQRVEALGPGPLHGESMMVSEEPVSASFRKQDARAPTAVTEVIKIKVKSSDDNTETSATQRIIYLGDLEGEEDNKMLLLTEAGGQLSSAVRQETVVNRPGEGPRSMACLGERSQCSSSVYAQQKAVSEKPSVVPDQPETGCDETSPSGQPPSEQEEGFSVQQEQASVSLTGCKTLEGDEGTLCSQEMGSDEKDLQRSVRGLRLCALKRAEDSRQSPGRNPAAEEQCGLEVSTEEWELSERSLPGEREEKSSTMVLQMEEIETKLPPSAVPQQSCPHATVGLEEGEPSTPTPDILPQQLSPAEPAQEMELEGKDLSQNTSLLRGVGTPEDMNPSAEVACKEASPAVGKEAFEDMSPVTEVKIPRDASPESVEKKQDTHFATQKTYQDANPIARGPHQSKGSAAETVPLRDPVTEEVVQNSDPTAAKGTLRKTEEVCQEEKLVIKGLTQNIGPTSGKLIRGEGMEQLPPKAEEPEQKAETIIGNLPQKGPNSGRVLHTADTKAQEPACDLEFNAGQTLQGRSSMAGETARNSKLALEQSLQSPGDADVLHSHSSITGLCQGSKLYQLSTFMCEGGEEVQVSSGTEKRESGPLMYTAATEAVCQEHRGVTEAPLLCSWKDSESYKKTSVASKIKMFEQNESEQWTAQEGQEHAHASETETTAKAKGKTNLSQDTTLNTVPITPAVMAGAPVGSMSSVDSFAFRQGAGPGDSSQLLKEGVFVDLEHEGEDSADLASSDSGCELTLAEAVSKSQEPSGEEKDLSGPSLKSTMKEENLKTAVPVVLKRAGLREGAEEKVKPPRHRAPESDAGDEEQDQEKDSVFLKDNHLAIERKCSSITVSSTSSLEAEVDFTVIGDFHGTAFEDISRSLPELDKDKSEMEDESLVSFQQTDRVVPGLEEDGRTREKVTQPSPDVSQLESPAPKMDAVTVSLGPGTKKSEDASIAHQISTPEAAQVEGGLPGSRDASASVRAVTTETTPTTSDNTTKPGKGAGSTTELRSVSPISSSSAGKELITSIFSATAETLSTSTTTHVTKTVKGGFSETRIEKRIIITGDEDVDQDQALALAIKEAKLQHPDMLVTKAVVYRETEPSPEERDKKPQES; encoded by the exons AAGCATGCCCGAGGCCAGGTTCTTTTTGACATGGTATGTGAGCACCTCAACCTCCTGGAGAAGGACTACTTTGGCCTCACCTTCTGCGACTCTGACAGCCAGAAG AACTGGCTGGACCCCTCCAAGGAGATCAAGAAGCAGATCCGCA GTGGGCCCTGGAACTTCGCCTTCACTGTGAAGTTTTACCCTCCTGACCCTGCTCAGCTCACGGAGGACATCACAAG ATACTACTTGTGCCTGCAGCTGCGTGCGGATATCATCACAGGGCGACTGCCCTGCTCCTTTGTCACACATGCCTTGCTGGGCTCCTATGCTGTGCAGGCCGAACTGGGTGACTATGATGCTGAGGAGCATGTAGGAAACTATGTCAGTGAGCTCCGCTTTGCCCCCAACCAGACACGGGAGCTGGAGGAGCGCATCATGGAGCTGCACAAGACCTATCG GGGCATGACCCCTGGGGAAGCAGAGATCCACTTCCTGGAGAATGCCAAGAAGCTCTCCATGTATGGGGTGGACCTGCATCATGCCAAG GACTCAGAGGGTATTGACATCATGCTTGGAGTCTGTGCCAATGGCCTCCTCATCTACAGGGACCGCCTGAGGATCAACCGTTTTGCCTGGCCCAAGATCCTTAAAATTTCCTACAAGAGGAGTAATTTCTACATCAAAATCCGCCCTGGTGAG TATGAGCAGTTTGAGAGCACCATTGGCTTCAAGCTGCCCAACCACCGCTCTGCCAAGCGTCTCTGGAAGGTCTGCATAGAGCATCACACCTTCTTCAG GCTGGTATCTCCAGAGCCACCCCCAAAGGGCTTCTTGGTGATGGGCTCTAAGTTCCGCTACAGCGGGCGGACACAGGCACAGACACGGCAGGCCAGTGCCCTCATTGACCGCCCAGCCCCCTTCTTCGAGCGTTCCTCCAGCAAACGGTACACCATGTCTCGCAGCCTTGATGGAG AGTTCTCACGCCCAGCCTCCGTCAGTGAGAACCATGATACTGGAGCAGAAGGTGAGAAACAGGAGGAGGATGGTGAGTTTGGCAGTGGGAGACGATCTGAGACAGAGGATGAGGAGGTGACTACACCGACGAAGATCAAGGAGCTGAAG CCGGAGCACGAAACAACCCCCAGGCACAAGCAGGAG TTTTTAGACAAACCAGAAGATGTTTTGCTAAAGCATCAGGCCAGCATCAATGAGCTGAAACGGACCCTGAAGGAGCCCAACAGTAAGCTGGTTCACAGGGACCGGGACAGGAGGCTGCCTTCCTCTCCAGCCTCTTCCTCACCCAAGCATGAGGAGGAGACTCCGAAGGGAACCCCAGAAAAGGACAGCGAg GGCTCGGAGCATTGGGTATTTATAGAGAGAGAAACCACTAGGCTGGAAGAGGTAGCTCTAAAGCAAGCTCTGAGAgtcaagaaagaagaaggaCGTGCGGGTACTTCAGAGGTGAAAATGAGTGTGAGCATGTCGAAAGTGGAGATGGCAGTAGGGAAAACCAAGGAAGTGGCAGGCCAGGAACAACCAGCAGATGCACATCTGGATACCTGGAAGAGAGCAAAAATGATTGCTAGTCCTGAAGATTTTGAGTCTGTCTGGGAGGATGAGACCTATGAGAAGGAAACTGGAGAGGAGCCCACCACAGAGGCAAAGTGTTTGACACAtgagagagcagaggaggagtccAAAGAGAGGGTTGAGGGGGTAACCAGGAGTGAACTGGGGCTGTCCAGGCCACATCAGAACCCTGAAGAGAGACAAAGGGTTGAGGCTTTGGGGCCAGGCCCTCTCCATGGAGAAAGCATGATGGTGTCTGAGGAGCCTGTTTCTGCATCCTTCAGGAAGCAGGATGCCAGAGCACCAACTGCAGTCACAGAGGTCATTAAAATTAAAGTGAAGTCTAGTGATGACAACACAGAGACTTCTGCTACACAGAGGATCATCTATTTAGGAGATCTGGAGGGAGAGGAGGACAATAAAATGCTTCTGCTCACAGAGGCAGGAGgacagctcagctcagcagtgaGGCAAGAAACTGTGGTGAATAGGCCAGGGGAGGGACCAAGGTCCATGGCATGTCTGGGAGAAAGGTCCCAGTGCAGTTCCTCAGTGTATGCACAACAGAAAGCAGTGTCAGAAAAACCTTCCGTAGTGCCAGACCAGCCTGAGACAGGCTGTGATGAGACAAGCCCTTCAGGACAGCCTCCCTCGGAGCAGGAGGAAGGTTTTTCAGTGCAACAAGAGCAAGCATCAGTGAGTCTGACTGGCTGCAAAACACTGGAGGGAGATGAAGGTACACTGTGTTCCCAAGAGATGGGGTCAGATGAGAAGGATCTGCAAAGGTCAGTAAGAGGATTGAGGCTGTGTGCACTCAAGAGGGCTGAGGACTCCAGACAGAGCCCAGGACGGAACCCAGCCGCAGAAGAGCAATGTGGTTTGGAAGTCTCCACAGAAGAGTGGGAGCTCTCAGAAAGAAGTCTACCTGGtgagagggaggagaaaagctCCACCATGGTTCTACAGATGGAAGAGATAGAGACAAAATTACCTCCATCAGCTGTgcctcagcagagctgccctcATGCcactgtggggctggaggagggtGAACCCAGCACTCCCACCCCTGACATTCTTCCTCAGCAACTGAGCCCTGCAGAGCCAGCCCAGGAAATGGAACTCGAGGGCAAAGACCTGTCCCAGAATACCAGCCTTCTAAGAGGTGTGGGCACACCTGAAGATATGAACCCCTCAGCAGAGGTGGCATGCAAGGAGGCAAGCCCTGCAGTAGGTAAAGAAGCATTCGAGGACATGAGCCCTGTAACGGAGGTGAAAATACCCAGGGATGCGAGTCCTGaatctgtagaaaaaaaacaagacacgCACTTTGCTACACAGAAAACATACCAAGATGCAAATCCTATTGCAAGAGGACCTCACCAAAGCAAAGGCAGTGCAGCAGAGACAGTCCCGCTCAGAGATCCTGTCACAGAGGAAGTGGTCCAGAACTCAGATCCTACTGCAGCAAAGggaacactgagaaaaacagaagaggtaTGCCAGGAGGAAAAGCTTGTGATAAAAGGGCTTACCCAGAACATAGGGCCCACATCAGGAAAGCTGATAAGAGGTGAAGGCATGGAACAGCTGCCTCCCAAGGCAGAAGAACCAGAACAAAAAGCTGAGACCATAATAGGAAACCTGCCCCAAAAGGGTCCTAATTCTGGAAGGGTACTCCACACTGCAGATACCAAAGCACAGGAGCCAGCCTGTGACTTGGAGTTTAATGCCGGACAAACTCTGCAAGGCAGGAGCTCTATGGCAGGAGAAACTGCTAGAAACAGTAAGCTTGCTCTGGAGCAGTCACTGCAGTCTCCAGGAGATGCTGATGTCTTGCATTCCCACTCCTCTATAACAGGTTTGTGTCAAGGCAGCAAGTTGTACCAGCTCTCAACCTTTATGTGTGAAGGTGGGGAAGAGGTACAAGTGAGCAGTGGAACAGAGAAGAGAGAGTCTGGGCCATTGATGTATACTGCTGCAACCGAAGCTGTGTGCCAGGAGCACAGAGGTGTCACTGAAGCCCCACTCCTGTGTAGCTGGAAGGACAGTGAGAGCTACAAGAAAACCTCAGTGGCATCTAAGATTAAGATGTTTGAGCAAAATGAATCTGAACAATGGACAGCCCAGGAAGGACAAGAGCATGCACATGCATCTGAAACTGagacaacagcaaaagcaaagggaaagacAAATCTGTCACAGGACACAACTTTGAACACAGTCCCCATCACACCTGCAGTGATGGCAGGTGCTCCAGTGGGATCTATGTCCAGTGTGGACTCCTTTGCCTTCAGGCAAGGAGCTGGTCCAGGAGATTCCTCCCAACTCCTGAAAGAAGGTGTTTTTGTTGATCTGGAGCATGAAGGAGAAGACAGTGCTGACCTGGCTTCCTCTGACTCCGGCTGTGAACTCACACTGGCAGAAGCCGTG AGCAAATCTCAGGAACCaagtggggaagaaaaggatttaTCTGGCCCGTCATTAAAATCTACCATGAAAGAAGAGAATTTAAAGACTGCTGTTCCAGTGGTCTTAAAG AGAGCAGGCTTGAGGGAGGGCGCCGAGGAGAAAGTTAAGCCACCTCGGCACAGGGCTCCCGAGAGCGACGCTGGTGATGAGGAGCAGGACCAGGAGAAGGACTCGGTGTTTCTGAAGGACAACCACCTGGCCATCGAGCGCAAGTGCTCCAGCATCACGGTCAGTTCAACCTCCAGCCTGGAAGCAGAGGTGGACTTTACAGTGATCGGTGATTTCCATGGGACAGCCTTTGAGGACATCTCCCGGAGCCTGCCTGAGCTGGACAAGGACAAGAGTGAGATGGAAGATGAAAGCCTGGTTTCTTTCCAGCAAACTGACAGAGTAGTTCCTGGATTGGAAGAGGATGGCAGAACTAGGGAGAAGGtcacccagcccagcccagacGTCTCCCAGCTAGAG tcacCAGCCCCAAAAATGGATGCTGTAACAGTCAGCCTGGGGCCAGGCACAAAGAAGTCCGAAGATGCCTCCATTGCTCACCAGATCAGCACCCCAGAAGCAGCCCAG GTGGAAGGAGGCTTGCCTGGCAGCAGAGATGCATCAGCCTCTGTTCGTGCTGTCACCACAGAGACCACACCAACAACCTCA GATAACACCACCAAGCCTGGGAAAGGGGCTGGCTCTACAACAGAGCTTCGCTCTGTGTCACCG atcagcagcagctctgctgggaaggAATTGATCACCAGCATATTCAGTGCCACTGCAGAAACCCTCTCCACTTCTACCACTACCCACGTTACCAAG ACTGTGAAAGGAGGATTTTCGGAGACCAGGATAGAGAAGCGCATAATTATCACGGGAGATGAAGATGTGGACCAGGACCAG GCACTGGCTTTAGCAATCAAAGAGGCAAAACTACAGCATCCTGACATGCTGGTAACCAAAGCTGTGGTATACAGAGAAACAGAACCTTCTCCAGAGGAAAGGGACAAGAAACCTCAG GAATCTTGA
- the EPB41L1 gene encoding band 4.1-like protein 1 isoform X1 has product MTTETGPDSEVKNVQEEAPQQQVEAATHGRVATAAGTASRDAEANEKPGAQPDSQNTEPGTDMEEKDYSETDGLSDKTTPSKTQKSPQKINKKVKSALCRVTLLDASEYECEVEKHARGQVLFDMVCEHLNLLEKDYFGLTFCDSDSQKNWLDPSKEIKKQIRSGPWNFAFTVKFYPPDPAQLTEDITRYYLCLQLRADIITGRLPCSFVTHALLGSYAVQAELGDYDAEEHVGNYVSELRFAPNQTRELEERIMELHKTYRGMTPGEAEIHFLENAKKLSMYGVDLHHAKDSEGIDIMLGVCANGLLIYRDRLRINRFAWPKILKISYKRSNFYIKIRPGEYEQFESTIGFKLPNHRSAKRLWKVCIEHHTFFRLVSPEPPPKGFLVMGSKFRYSGRTQAQTRQASALIDRPAPFFERSSSKRYTMSRSLDGEFSRPASVSENHDTGAEGEKQEEDGEFGSGRRSETEDEEVTTPTKIKELKPEHETTPRHKQEFLDKPEDVLLKHQASINELKRTLKEPNSKLVHRDRDRRLPSSPASSSPKHEEETPKGTPEKDSERMEEDTLDDFASEHGVSLSMESFTQKSLVSSPEGSEHWVFIERETTRLEEVALKQALRVKKEEGRAGTSEVKMSVSMSKVEMAVGKTKEVAGQEQPADAHLDTWKRAKMIASPEDFESVWEDETYEKETGEEPTTEAKCLTHERAEEESKERVEGVTRSELGLSRPHQNPEERQRVEALGPGPLHGESMMVSEEPVSASFRKQDARAPTAVTEVIKIKVKSSDDNTETSATQRIIYLGDLEGEEDNKMLLLTEAGGQLSSAVRQETVVNRPGEGPRSMACLGERSQCSSSVYAQQKAVSEKPSVVPDQPETGCDETSPSGQPPSEQEEGFSVQQEQASVSLTGCKTLEGDEGTLCSQEMGSDEKDLQRSVRGLRLCALKRAEDSRQSPGRNPAAEEQCGLEVSTEEWELSERSLPGEREEKSSTMVLQMEEIETKLPPSAVPQQSCPHATVGLEEGEPSTPTPDILPQQLSPAEPAQEMELEGKDLSQNTSLLRGVGTPEDMNPSAEVACKEASPAVGKEAFEDMSPVTEVKIPRDASPESVEKKQDTHFATQKTYQDANPIARGPHQSKGSAAETVPLRDPVTEEVVQNSDPTAAKGTLRKTEEVCQEEKLVIKGLTQNIGPTSGKLIRGEGMEQLPPKAEEPEQKAETIIGNLPQKGPNSGRVLHTADTKAQEPACDLEFNAGQTLQGRSSMAGETARNSKLALEQSLQSPGDADVLHSHSSITGLCQGSKLYQLSTFMCEGGEEVQVSSGTEKRESGPLMYTAATEAVCQEHRGVTEAPLLCSWKDSESYKKTSVASKIKMFEQNESEQWTAQEGQEHAHASETETTAKAKGKTNLSQDTTLNTVPITPAVMAGAPVGSMSSVDSFAFRQGAGPGDSSQLLKEGVFVDLEHEGEDSADLASSDSGCELTLAEAVSKSQEPSGEEKDLSGPSLKSTMKEENLKTAVPVVLKRAGLREGAEEKVKPPRHRAPESDAGDEEQDQEKDSVFLKDNHLAIERKCSSITVSSTSSLEAEVDFTVIGDFHGTAFEDISRSLPELDKDKSEMEDESLVSFQQTDRVVPGLEEDGRTREKVTQPSPDVSQLESPAPKMDAVTVSLGPGTKKSEDASIAHQISTPEAAQVEGGLPGSRDASASVRAVTTETTPTTSDNTTKPGKGAGSTTELRSVSPISSSSAGKELITSIFSATAETLSTSTTTHVTKTVKGGFSETRIEKRIIITGDEDVDQDQALALAIKEAKLQHPDMLVTKAVVYRETEPSPEERDKKPQES; this is encoded by the exons AAGCATGCCCGAGGCCAGGTTCTTTTTGACATGGTATGTGAGCACCTCAACCTCCTGGAGAAGGACTACTTTGGCCTCACCTTCTGCGACTCTGACAGCCAGAAG AACTGGCTGGACCCCTCCAAGGAGATCAAGAAGCAGATCCGCA GTGGGCCCTGGAACTTCGCCTTCACTGTGAAGTTTTACCCTCCTGACCCTGCTCAGCTCACGGAGGACATCACAAG ATACTACTTGTGCCTGCAGCTGCGTGCGGATATCATCACAGGGCGACTGCCCTGCTCCTTTGTCACACATGCCTTGCTGGGCTCCTATGCTGTGCAGGCCGAACTGGGTGACTATGATGCTGAGGAGCATGTAGGAAACTATGTCAGTGAGCTCCGCTTTGCCCCCAACCAGACACGGGAGCTGGAGGAGCGCATCATGGAGCTGCACAAGACCTATCG GGGCATGACCCCTGGGGAAGCAGAGATCCACTTCCTGGAGAATGCCAAGAAGCTCTCCATGTATGGGGTGGACCTGCATCATGCCAAG GACTCAGAGGGTATTGACATCATGCTTGGAGTCTGTGCCAATGGCCTCCTCATCTACAGGGACCGCCTGAGGATCAACCGTTTTGCCTGGCCCAAGATCCTTAAAATTTCCTACAAGAGGAGTAATTTCTACATCAAAATCCGCCCTGGTGAG TATGAGCAGTTTGAGAGCACCATTGGCTTCAAGCTGCCCAACCACCGCTCTGCCAAGCGTCTCTGGAAGGTCTGCATAGAGCATCACACCTTCTTCAG GCTGGTATCTCCAGAGCCACCCCCAAAGGGCTTCTTGGTGATGGGCTCTAAGTTCCGCTACAGCGGGCGGACACAGGCACAGACACGGCAGGCCAGTGCCCTCATTGACCGCCCAGCCCCCTTCTTCGAGCGTTCCTCCAGCAAACGGTACACCATGTCTCGCAGCCTTGATGGAG AGTTCTCACGCCCAGCCTCCGTCAGTGAGAACCATGATACTGGAGCAGAAGGTGAGAAACAGGAGGAGGATGGTGAGTTTGGCAGTGGGAGACGATCTGAGACAGAGGATGAGGAGGTGACTACACCGACGAAGATCAAGGAGCTGAAG CCGGAGCACGAAACAACCCCCAGGCACAAGCAGGAG TTTTTAGACAAACCAGAAGATGTTTTGCTAAAGCATCAGGCCAGCATCAATGAGCTGAAACGGACCCTGAAGGAGCCCAACAGTAAGCTGGTTCACAGGGACCGGGACAGGAGGCTGCCTTCCTCTCCAGCCTCTTCCTCACCCAAGCATGAGGAGGAGACTCCGAAGGGAACCCCAGAAAAGGACAGCGAg AGGATGGAAGAGGACACCTTAGACGATTTTGCATCTGAGCATGGAGTTTCCCTAAGCATGGAGTCTTTCACGCAGAAAAGCCTTGTCTCTTCTCCTGAG GGCTCGGAGCATTGGGTATTTATAGAGAGAGAAACCACTAGGCTGGAAGAGGTAGCTCTAAAGCAAGCTCTGAGAgtcaagaaagaagaaggaCGTGCGGGTACTTCAGAGGTGAAAATGAGTGTGAGCATGTCGAAAGTGGAGATGGCAGTAGGGAAAACCAAGGAAGTGGCAGGCCAGGAACAACCAGCAGATGCACATCTGGATACCTGGAAGAGAGCAAAAATGATTGCTAGTCCTGAAGATTTTGAGTCTGTCTGGGAGGATGAGACCTATGAGAAGGAAACTGGAGAGGAGCCCACCACAGAGGCAAAGTGTTTGACACAtgagagagcagaggaggagtccAAAGAGAGGGTTGAGGGGGTAACCAGGAGTGAACTGGGGCTGTCCAGGCCACATCAGAACCCTGAAGAGAGACAAAGGGTTGAGGCTTTGGGGCCAGGCCCTCTCCATGGAGAAAGCATGATGGTGTCTGAGGAGCCTGTTTCTGCATCCTTCAGGAAGCAGGATGCCAGAGCACCAACTGCAGTCACAGAGGTCATTAAAATTAAAGTGAAGTCTAGTGATGACAACACAGAGACTTCTGCTACACAGAGGATCATCTATTTAGGAGATCTGGAGGGAGAGGAGGACAATAAAATGCTTCTGCTCACAGAGGCAGGAGgacagctcagctcagcagtgaGGCAAGAAACTGTGGTGAATAGGCCAGGGGAGGGACCAAGGTCCATGGCATGTCTGGGAGAAAGGTCCCAGTGCAGTTCCTCAGTGTATGCACAACAGAAAGCAGTGTCAGAAAAACCTTCCGTAGTGCCAGACCAGCCTGAGACAGGCTGTGATGAGACAAGCCCTTCAGGACAGCCTCCCTCGGAGCAGGAGGAAGGTTTTTCAGTGCAACAAGAGCAAGCATCAGTGAGTCTGACTGGCTGCAAAACACTGGAGGGAGATGAAGGTACACTGTGTTCCCAAGAGATGGGGTCAGATGAGAAGGATCTGCAAAGGTCAGTAAGAGGATTGAGGCTGTGTGCACTCAAGAGGGCTGAGGACTCCAGACAGAGCCCAGGACGGAACCCAGCCGCAGAAGAGCAATGTGGTTTGGAAGTCTCCACAGAAGAGTGGGAGCTCTCAGAAAGAAGTCTACCTGGtgagagggaggagaaaagctCCACCATGGTTCTACAGATGGAAGAGATAGAGACAAAATTACCTCCATCAGCTGTgcctcagcagagctgccctcATGCcactgtggggctggaggagggtGAACCCAGCACTCCCACCCCTGACATTCTTCCTCAGCAACTGAGCCCTGCAGAGCCAGCCCAGGAAATGGAACTCGAGGGCAAAGACCTGTCCCAGAATACCAGCCTTCTAAGAGGTGTGGGCACACCTGAAGATATGAACCCCTCAGCAGAGGTGGCATGCAAGGAGGCAAGCCCTGCAGTAGGTAAAGAAGCATTCGAGGACATGAGCCCTGTAACGGAGGTGAAAATACCCAGGGATGCGAGTCCTGaatctgtagaaaaaaaacaagacacgCACTTTGCTACACAGAAAACATACCAAGATGCAAATCCTATTGCAAGAGGACCTCACCAAAGCAAAGGCAGTGCAGCAGAGACAGTCCCGCTCAGAGATCCTGTCACAGAGGAAGTGGTCCAGAACTCAGATCCTACTGCAGCAAAGggaacactgagaaaaacagaagaggtaTGCCAGGAGGAAAAGCTTGTGATAAAAGGGCTTACCCAGAACATAGGGCCCACATCAGGAAAGCTGATAAGAGGTGAAGGCATGGAACAGCTGCCTCCCAAGGCAGAAGAACCAGAACAAAAAGCTGAGACCATAATAGGAAACCTGCCCCAAAAGGGTCCTAATTCTGGAAGGGTACTCCACACTGCAGATACCAAAGCACAGGAGCCAGCCTGTGACTTGGAGTTTAATGCCGGACAAACTCTGCAAGGCAGGAGCTCTATGGCAGGAGAAACTGCTAGAAACAGTAAGCTTGCTCTGGAGCAGTCACTGCAGTCTCCAGGAGATGCTGATGTCTTGCATTCCCACTCCTCTATAACAGGTTTGTGTCAAGGCAGCAAGTTGTACCAGCTCTCAACCTTTATGTGTGAAGGTGGGGAAGAGGTACAAGTGAGCAGTGGAACAGAGAAGAGAGAGTCTGGGCCATTGATGTATACTGCTGCAACCGAAGCTGTGTGCCAGGAGCACAGAGGTGTCACTGAAGCCCCACTCCTGTGTAGCTGGAAGGACAGTGAGAGCTACAAGAAAACCTCAGTGGCATCTAAGATTAAGATGTTTGAGCAAAATGAATCTGAACAATGGACAGCCCAGGAAGGACAAGAGCATGCACATGCATCTGAAACTGagacaacagcaaaagcaaagggaaagacAAATCTGTCACAGGACACAACTTTGAACACAGTCCCCATCACACCTGCAGTGATGGCAGGTGCTCCAGTGGGATCTATGTCCAGTGTGGACTCCTTTGCCTTCAGGCAAGGAGCTGGTCCAGGAGATTCCTCCCAACTCCTGAAAGAAGGTGTTTTTGTTGATCTGGAGCATGAAGGAGAAGACAGTGCTGACCTGGCTTCCTCTGACTCCGGCTGTGAACTCACACTGGCAGAAGCCGTG AGCAAATCTCAGGAACCaagtggggaagaaaaggatttaTCTGGCCCGTCATTAAAATCTACCATGAAAGAAGAGAATTTAAAGACTGCTGTTCCAGTGGTCTTAAAG AGAGCAGGCTTGAGGGAGGGCGCCGAGGAGAAAGTTAAGCCACCTCGGCACAGGGCTCCCGAGAGCGACGCTGGTGATGAGGAGCAGGACCAGGAGAAGGACTCGGTGTTTCTGAAGGACAACCACCTGGCCATCGAGCGCAAGTGCTCCAGCATCACGGTCAGTTCAACCTCCAGCCTGGAAGCAGAGGTGGACTTTACAGTGATCGGTGATTTCCATGGGACAGCCTTTGAGGACATCTCCCGGAGCCTGCCTGAGCTGGACAAGGACAAGAGTGAGATGGAAGATGAAAGCCTGGTTTCTTTCCAGCAAACTGACAGAGTAGTTCCTGGATTGGAAGAGGATGGCAGAACTAGGGAGAAGGtcacccagcccagcccagacGTCTCCCAGCTAGAG tcacCAGCCCCAAAAATGGATGCTGTAACAGTCAGCCTGGGGCCAGGCACAAAGAAGTCCGAAGATGCCTCCATTGCTCACCAGATCAGCACCCCAGAAGCAGCCCAG GTGGAAGGAGGCTTGCCTGGCAGCAGAGATGCATCAGCCTCTGTTCGTGCTGTCACCACAGAGACCACACCAACAACCTCA GATAACACCACCAAGCCTGGGAAAGGGGCTGGCTCTACAACAGAGCTTCGCTCTGTGTCACCG atcagcagcagctctgctgggaaggAATTGATCACCAGCATATTCAGTGCCACTGCAGAAACCCTCTCCACTTCTACCACTACCCACGTTACCAAG ACTGTGAAAGGAGGATTTTCGGAGACCAGGATAGAGAAGCGCATAATTATCACGGGAGATGAAGATGTGGACCAGGACCAG GCACTGGCTTTAGCAATCAAAGAGGCAAAACTACAGCATCCTGACATGCTGGTAACCAAAGCTGTGGTATACAGAGAAACAGAACCTTCTCCAGAGGAAAGGGACAAGAAACCTCAG GAATCTTGA